In Poecile atricapillus isolate bPoeAtr1 chromosome 22, bPoeAtr1.hap1, whole genome shotgun sequence, a genomic segment contains:
- the MTHFR gene encoding methylenetetrahydrofolate reductase (NADPH) isoform X3, whose translation MHIMLLCWYTRDLRLPLPLGTEGLRFFLTSPASWRVSSELSPWLMRPSIPAVPVPAPGLMAAAAAEARAPRTTRAARRPSLTLTDTSGCGRRCAAGRMLETSGSPWSSSLHAQPMLLSISSPGDPGSDKETSSMIIANTAVNYCGLETILHMTCCNQTKDDITGHLQKAKRLGLKNIMALRGDPSGEEWEEEVEGFNYAVDLVKHIRNEFDDYFDICVAGYPKGHPEAESYEADLRHLKEKVFAGADFIITQLFFRPETFLKFMKDCQAIGITCPIIPGIFPIQGYHSLRQLVKLSKLEVPQEIKDVIEPIKDNDAAIRSYGVELAVSMCRELLDSGMVHGLHFYTLNREVATTEVLKRLGIWKEDPRRPLPWAVSAHPKRRVEDVRPIFWASRPKSYIYRTQEWDDFPNGRWGNSSSPAFGELKDYYLFYLKSKSPREELLKMWGEELTGEESVFEVFTCYITGEPNRNGYKVTCMPWNDDPLATETNLLKDQLEKVNRRGILTINSQPNINGKPSTDPIVGWGPSGGYVFQKAYLEFFTSSEIVTALLKVLKKYELRVNYHIVNVKGQNITNAPDLQPNAVTWGIFPGREIIQPTVVDPVSFLSWKDEAFALWIEQWAKLYEEESPSRMIIQYIHDNYYLVNLVDNDFPLENCLWQVVEDTFELLNSPTQQ comes from the exons ATGCATATCATG CTGCTATGTTGGTACACAAGAGATCTAAGGCTCCCACTTCCTCTTGGAACAGAAGGCCTGCGCTTCTTTCTCACATctcctgccagctggagagTTTCCTCAG AGCTCTCACCATGGTTAATGAGACCCAGCATACCTGCAGTGCCAGTTCCAGCTCCAGGTCTGatggcggcagcagcagcggaaGCGAGAGCTCCAAGGACAACTCGCGCTGCTCGACGCCCGTCCTTGACGCTGACCGACACGAGCGGCTGCGGGAGAAGATGCGCCGCCGGCAGGATGCTGGAGACAAGTGGTTCTCCCTGGAGTTCTTCCCTCCACGCACAGCCAATGCTGCTGTCAATCTCATCTCCAG GGGACCCAGGATCTGACAAGGAAACCTCTTCCATGATTATTGCCAACACTGCAGTGAACTACTGTGGCCTGGAGACCATCCTGCACATGACATGCTGCAACCAGACCAAGGATGACATCACAGGGCATCTGCAGAAGGCCAAGCGGCTCGGGTTGAAGAACATCATGGCGCTGCGTGGAG ATCCTTCTGGTGAGGAATGGGAGGAAGAAGTAGAAGGTTTCAACTATGCTGTTGATCTGGTTAAGCATATTCGCAATGAGTTTGATGATTACTTCGACATCTGTGTGGCAG GCTACCCCAAGGGTCATCCTGAAGCAGAGAGCTATGAGGCAGACCTGAGGCACCTGAAGGAGAAAGTCTTTGCTGGAGCAGACTTCATCATTACACAGCTTTTCTTCCGTCCAGAAACCTTCCTCAAGTTCATGAAGGATTGTCAAGCCATTGGCATTACCTGCCCCATTATTCCTGGCATCTTCCCTATACAG GGTTACCACTCCCTGCGCCAGCTGGTGAAGCTCTCTAAGCTGGAAGTGCCTCAGGAAATCAAAGATGTGATTGAACCCATCAAGGACAACGACGCCGCGATCCGGAGCTATGGGGTGGAGCTGGCAGTGTCCATGTGCCGGGAGCTGCTGGACAGTGGAATGGTGCACGGGCTCCACTTCTACACCCTCAACCGGGAGGTGGCTACGACTGAAGTCCTGAAGCGCCTGGGCATATGGAAAGAGGACCCAAG GCggcctctgccctgggcagtcAGTGCTCACCCCAAGAGAAGAGTGGAAGATGTCAGGCCAATCTTCTGGGCCTCCAGGCCAAAGAGTTACATCTATCGAACCCAAGAGTGGGATGACTTCCCCAATGGCCGATG GGGTAACTCCTCCTCTCCAGCTTTTGGGGAACTGAAGGACTATTACCTCTTCTATCTGAAGAGTAAGTCTCCCCGGGAGGAGCTTCTGAAGATGTGGGGAGAAGAACTGACTGGTGAGGAAAGTGTCTTTGAGGTGTTCACATGTTACATCACCGGAGAACCCAACAGGAATGGGTACAAG GTTACATGTATGCCTTGGAATGATGACCCTCTTGCCACTGAAACCAACCTTCTGAAGGACCAACTGGAGAAGGTCAACAGACGAGGAATCCTGACCATCAACTCCCAGCCAAACATCAATGGCAAACCATCCACAGACCCCATAGTAGGCTGGGGGCCCAGTGGAGGTTATGTTTTCCAAAAG gcGTACCTGGAGTTCTTCACCTCCAGTGAAATTGTTACGGCACTGCTCAAAGTGCTGAAGAAGTACGAGTTACGAGTGAACTACCACATTGTCAACGTCAAG GGCCAGAATATCACCAATGCTCCAGATCTGCAACCCAATGCTGTCACCTGGGGTATCTTTCCAGGAAGGGAGATCATCCAGCCCACTGTGGTGGATCCTGTAAGCTTCCTCTCCTGGAAG GACGAGGCCTTTGCGCTGTGGATCGAGCAATGGGCCAAGCTCTATGAAGAGGAGTCACCCTCTCGCATGATCATCCAGTACATCCATGACAACTATTACTTGGTCAACCTGGTGGACAATGACTTCCCACTAGAGAACTGCCTCTGGCAGGTTGTGGAGGATACATTTGAGCTGTTGAACTCTCCAACTCAGCAGTGA
- the MTHFR gene encoding methylenetetrahydrofolate reductase (NADPH) isoform X1, whose translation MLVHKRSKAPTSSWNRRPALLSHISCQLESFLRALTMVNETQHTCSASSSSRSDGGSSSGSESSKDNSRCSTPVLDADRHERLREKMRRRQDAGDKWFSLEFFPPRTANAAVNLISRFDRMGAGGPLFIDVTWHPAGDPGSDKETSSMIIANTAVNYCGLETILHMTCCNQTKDDITGHLQKAKRLGLKNIMALRGDPSGEEWEEEVEGFNYAVDLVKHIRNEFDDYFDICVAGYPKGHPEAESYEADLRHLKEKVFAGADFIITQLFFRPETFLKFMKDCQAIGITCPIIPGIFPIQGYHSLRQLVKLSKLEVPQEIKDVIEPIKDNDAAIRSYGVELAVSMCRELLDSGMVHGLHFYTLNREVATTEVLKRLGIWKEDPRRPLPWAVSAHPKRRVEDVRPIFWASRPKSYIYRTQEWDDFPNGRWGNSSSPAFGELKDYYLFYLKSKSPREELLKMWGEELTGEESVFEVFTCYITGEPNRNGYKVTCMPWNDDPLATETNLLKDQLEKVNRRGILTINSQPNINGKPSTDPIVGWGPSGGYVFQKAYLEFFTSSEIVTALLKVLKKYELRVNYHIVNVKGQNITNAPDLQPNAVTWGIFPGREIIQPTVVDPVSFLSWKDEAFALWIEQWAKLYEEESPSRMIIQYIHDNYYLVNLVDNDFPLENCLWQVVEDTFELLNSPTQQ comes from the exons ATGTTGGTACACAAGAGATCTAAGGCTCCCACTTCCTCTTGGAACAGAAGGCCTGCGCTTCTTTCTCACATctcctgccagctggagagTTTCCTCAG AGCTCTCACCATGGTTAATGAGACCCAGCATACCTGCAGTGCCAGTTCCAGCTCCAGGTCTGatggcggcagcagcagcggaaGCGAGAGCTCCAAGGACAACTCGCGCTGCTCGACGCCCGTCCTTGACGCTGACCGACACGAGCGGCTGCGGGAGAAGATGCGCCGCCGGCAGGATGCTGGAGACAAGTGGTTCTCCCTGGAGTTCTTCCCTCCACGCACAGCCAATGCTGCTGTCAATCTCATCTCCAG GTTTGACCGCATGGGAGCAGGTGGTCCCCTCTTCATTGATGTGACGTGGCACCCTGCAGGGGACCCAGGATCTGACAAGGAAACCTCTTCCATGATTATTGCCAACACTGCAGTGAACTACTGTGGCCTGGAGACCATCCTGCACATGACATGCTGCAACCAGACCAAGGATGACATCACAGGGCATCTGCAGAAGGCCAAGCGGCTCGGGTTGAAGAACATCATGGCGCTGCGTGGAG ATCCTTCTGGTGAGGAATGGGAGGAAGAAGTAGAAGGTTTCAACTATGCTGTTGATCTGGTTAAGCATATTCGCAATGAGTTTGATGATTACTTCGACATCTGTGTGGCAG GCTACCCCAAGGGTCATCCTGAAGCAGAGAGCTATGAGGCAGACCTGAGGCACCTGAAGGAGAAAGTCTTTGCTGGAGCAGACTTCATCATTACACAGCTTTTCTTCCGTCCAGAAACCTTCCTCAAGTTCATGAAGGATTGTCAAGCCATTGGCATTACCTGCCCCATTATTCCTGGCATCTTCCCTATACAG GGTTACCACTCCCTGCGCCAGCTGGTGAAGCTCTCTAAGCTGGAAGTGCCTCAGGAAATCAAAGATGTGATTGAACCCATCAAGGACAACGACGCCGCGATCCGGAGCTATGGGGTGGAGCTGGCAGTGTCCATGTGCCGGGAGCTGCTGGACAGTGGAATGGTGCACGGGCTCCACTTCTACACCCTCAACCGGGAGGTGGCTACGACTGAAGTCCTGAAGCGCCTGGGCATATGGAAAGAGGACCCAAG GCggcctctgccctgggcagtcAGTGCTCACCCCAAGAGAAGAGTGGAAGATGTCAGGCCAATCTTCTGGGCCTCCAGGCCAAAGAGTTACATCTATCGAACCCAAGAGTGGGATGACTTCCCCAATGGCCGATG GGGTAACTCCTCCTCTCCAGCTTTTGGGGAACTGAAGGACTATTACCTCTTCTATCTGAAGAGTAAGTCTCCCCGGGAGGAGCTTCTGAAGATGTGGGGAGAAGAACTGACTGGTGAGGAAAGTGTCTTTGAGGTGTTCACATGTTACATCACCGGAGAACCCAACAGGAATGGGTACAAG GTTACATGTATGCCTTGGAATGATGACCCTCTTGCCACTGAAACCAACCTTCTGAAGGACCAACTGGAGAAGGTCAACAGACGAGGAATCCTGACCATCAACTCCCAGCCAAACATCAATGGCAAACCATCCACAGACCCCATAGTAGGCTGGGGGCCCAGTGGAGGTTATGTTTTCCAAAAG gcGTACCTGGAGTTCTTCACCTCCAGTGAAATTGTTACGGCACTGCTCAAAGTGCTGAAGAAGTACGAGTTACGAGTGAACTACCACATTGTCAACGTCAAG GGCCAGAATATCACCAATGCTCCAGATCTGCAACCCAATGCTGTCACCTGGGGTATCTTTCCAGGAAGGGAGATCATCCAGCCCACTGTGGTGGATCCTGTAAGCTTCCTCTCCTGGAAG GACGAGGCCTTTGCGCTGTGGATCGAGCAATGGGCCAAGCTCTATGAAGAGGAGTCACCCTCTCGCATGATCATCCAGTACATCCATGACAACTATTACTTGGTCAACCTGGTGGACAATGACTTCCCACTAGAGAACTGCCTCTGGCAGGTTGTGGAGGATACATTTGAGCTGTTGAACTCTCCAACTCAGCAGTGA
- the MTHFR gene encoding methylenetetrahydrofolate reductase (NADPH) isoform X2, translating to MQPLPPKRAPKLCNAWTTCCFPVTILSFDRALTMVNETQHTCSASSSSRSDGGSSSGSESSKDNSRCSTPVLDADRHERLREKMRRRQDAGDKWFSLEFFPPRTANAAVNLISRFDRMGAGGPLFIDVTWHPAGDPGSDKETSSMIIANTAVNYCGLETILHMTCCNQTKDDITGHLQKAKRLGLKNIMALRGDPSGEEWEEEVEGFNYAVDLVKHIRNEFDDYFDICVAGYPKGHPEAESYEADLRHLKEKVFAGADFIITQLFFRPETFLKFMKDCQAIGITCPIIPGIFPIQGYHSLRQLVKLSKLEVPQEIKDVIEPIKDNDAAIRSYGVELAVSMCRELLDSGMVHGLHFYTLNREVATTEVLKRLGIWKEDPRRPLPWAVSAHPKRRVEDVRPIFWASRPKSYIYRTQEWDDFPNGRWGNSSSPAFGELKDYYLFYLKSKSPREELLKMWGEELTGEESVFEVFTCYITGEPNRNGYKVTCMPWNDDPLATETNLLKDQLEKVNRRGILTINSQPNINGKPSTDPIVGWGPSGGYVFQKAYLEFFTSSEIVTALLKVLKKYELRVNYHIVNVKGQNITNAPDLQPNAVTWGIFPGREIIQPTVVDPVSFLSWKDEAFALWIEQWAKLYEEESPSRMIIQYIHDNYYLVNLVDNDFPLENCLWQVVEDTFELLNSPTQQ from the exons ATGCAACCGCTTCCTCCAAAACGGGCTCCCAAGTTATGTAATGCTTGGACAACATGCTGCTTCCCAGTGACAATTTTAAGTTTTGACAG AGCTCTCACCATGGTTAATGAGACCCAGCATACCTGCAGTGCCAGTTCCAGCTCCAGGTCTGatggcggcagcagcagcggaaGCGAGAGCTCCAAGGACAACTCGCGCTGCTCGACGCCCGTCCTTGACGCTGACCGACACGAGCGGCTGCGGGAGAAGATGCGCCGCCGGCAGGATGCTGGAGACAAGTGGTTCTCCCTGGAGTTCTTCCCTCCACGCACAGCCAATGCTGCTGTCAATCTCATCTCCAG GTTTGACCGCATGGGAGCAGGTGGTCCCCTCTTCATTGATGTGACGTGGCACCCTGCAGGGGACCCAGGATCTGACAAGGAAACCTCTTCCATGATTATTGCCAACACTGCAGTGAACTACTGTGGCCTGGAGACCATCCTGCACATGACATGCTGCAACCAGACCAAGGATGACATCACAGGGCATCTGCAGAAGGCCAAGCGGCTCGGGTTGAAGAACATCATGGCGCTGCGTGGAG ATCCTTCTGGTGAGGAATGGGAGGAAGAAGTAGAAGGTTTCAACTATGCTGTTGATCTGGTTAAGCATATTCGCAATGAGTTTGATGATTACTTCGACATCTGTGTGGCAG GCTACCCCAAGGGTCATCCTGAAGCAGAGAGCTATGAGGCAGACCTGAGGCACCTGAAGGAGAAAGTCTTTGCTGGAGCAGACTTCATCATTACACAGCTTTTCTTCCGTCCAGAAACCTTCCTCAAGTTCATGAAGGATTGTCAAGCCATTGGCATTACCTGCCCCATTATTCCTGGCATCTTCCCTATACAG GGTTACCACTCCCTGCGCCAGCTGGTGAAGCTCTCTAAGCTGGAAGTGCCTCAGGAAATCAAAGATGTGATTGAACCCATCAAGGACAACGACGCCGCGATCCGGAGCTATGGGGTGGAGCTGGCAGTGTCCATGTGCCGGGAGCTGCTGGACAGTGGAATGGTGCACGGGCTCCACTTCTACACCCTCAACCGGGAGGTGGCTACGACTGAAGTCCTGAAGCGCCTGGGCATATGGAAAGAGGACCCAAG GCggcctctgccctgggcagtcAGTGCTCACCCCAAGAGAAGAGTGGAAGATGTCAGGCCAATCTTCTGGGCCTCCAGGCCAAAGAGTTACATCTATCGAACCCAAGAGTGGGATGACTTCCCCAATGGCCGATG GGGTAACTCCTCCTCTCCAGCTTTTGGGGAACTGAAGGACTATTACCTCTTCTATCTGAAGAGTAAGTCTCCCCGGGAGGAGCTTCTGAAGATGTGGGGAGAAGAACTGACTGGTGAGGAAAGTGTCTTTGAGGTGTTCACATGTTACATCACCGGAGAACCCAACAGGAATGGGTACAAG GTTACATGTATGCCTTGGAATGATGACCCTCTTGCCACTGAAACCAACCTTCTGAAGGACCAACTGGAGAAGGTCAACAGACGAGGAATCCTGACCATCAACTCCCAGCCAAACATCAATGGCAAACCATCCACAGACCCCATAGTAGGCTGGGGGCCCAGTGGAGGTTATGTTTTCCAAAAG gcGTACCTGGAGTTCTTCACCTCCAGTGAAATTGTTACGGCACTGCTCAAAGTGCTGAAGAAGTACGAGTTACGAGTGAACTACCACATTGTCAACGTCAAG GGCCAGAATATCACCAATGCTCCAGATCTGCAACCCAATGCTGTCACCTGGGGTATCTTTCCAGGAAGGGAGATCATCCAGCCCACTGTGGTGGATCCTGTAAGCTTCCTCTCCTGGAAG GACGAGGCCTTTGCGCTGTGGATCGAGCAATGGGCCAAGCTCTATGAAGAGGAGTCACCCTCTCGCATGATCATCCAGTACATCCATGACAACTATTACTTGGTCAACCTGGTGGACAATGACTTCCCACTAGAGAACTGCCTCTGGCAGGTTGTGGAGGATACATTTGAGCTGTTGAACTCTCCAACTCAGCAGTGA
- the MTHFR gene encoding methylenetetrahydrofolate reductase (NADPH) isoform X4 gives MVNETQHTCSASSSSRSDGGSSSGSESSKDNSRCSTPVLDADRHERLREKMRRRQDAGDKWFSLEFFPPRTANAAVNLISRFDRMGAGGPLFIDVTWHPAGDPGSDKETSSMIIANTAVNYCGLETILHMTCCNQTKDDITGHLQKAKRLGLKNIMALRGDPSGEEWEEEVEGFNYAVDLVKHIRNEFDDYFDICVAGYPKGHPEAESYEADLRHLKEKVFAGADFIITQLFFRPETFLKFMKDCQAIGITCPIIPGIFPIQGYHSLRQLVKLSKLEVPQEIKDVIEPIKDNDAAIRSYGVELAVSMCRELLDSGMVHGLHFYTLNREVATTEVLKRLGIWKEDPRRPLPWAVSAHPKRRVEDVRPIFWASRPKSYIYRTQEWDDFPNGRWGNSSSPAFGELKDYYLFYLKSKSPREELLKMWGEELTGEESVFEVFTCYITGEPNRNGYKVTCMPWNDDPLATETNLLKDQLEKVNRRGILTINSQPNINGKPSTDPIVGWGPSGGYVFQKAYLEFFTSSEIVTALLKVLKKYELRVNYHIVNVKGQNITNAPDLQPNAVTWGIFPGREIIQPTVVDPVSFLSWKDEAFALWIEQWAKLYEEESPSRMIIQYIHDNYYLVNLVDNDFPLENCLWQVVEDTFELLNSPTQQ, from the exons ATGGTTAATGAGACCCAGCATACCTGCAGTGCCAGTTCCAGCTCCAGGTCTGatggcggcagcagcagcggaaGCGAGAGCTCCAAGGACAACTCGCGCTGCTCGACGCCCGTCCTTGACGCTGACCGACACGAGCGGCTGCGGGAGAAGATGCGCCGCCGGCAGGATGCTGGAGACAAGTGGTTCTCCCTGGAGTTCTTCCCTCCACGCACAGCCAATGCTGCTGTCAATCTCATCTCCAG GTTTGACCGCATGGGAGCAGGTGGTCCCCTCTTCATTGATGTGACGTGGCACCCTGCAGGGGACCCAGGATCTGACAAGGAAACCTCTTCCATGATTATTGCCAACACTGCAGTGAACTACTGTGGCCTGGAGACCATCCTGCACATGACATGCTGCAACCAGACCAAGGATGACATCACAGGGCATCTGCAGAAGGCCAAGCGGCTCGGGTTGAAGAACATCATGGCGCTGCGTGGAG ATCCTTCTGGTGAGGAATGGGAGGAAGAAGTAGAAGGTTTCAACTATGCTGTTGATCTGGTTAAGCATATTCGCAATGAGTTTGATGATTACTTCGACATCTGTGTGGCAG GCTACCCCAAGGGTCATCCTGAAGCAGAGAGCTATGAGGCAGACCTGAGGCACCTGAAGGAGAAAGTCTTTGCTGGAGCAGACTTCATCATTACACAGCTTTTCTTCCGTCCAGAAACCTTCCTCAAGTTCATGAAGGATTGTCAAGCCATTGGCATTACCTGCCCCATTATTCCTGGCATCTTCCCTATACAG GGTTACCACTCCCTGCGCCAGCTGGTGAAGCTCTCTAAGCTGGAAGTGCCTCAGGAAATCAAAGATGTGATTGAACCCATCAAGGACAACGACGCCGCGATCCGGAGCTATGGGGTGGAGCTGGCAGTGTCCATGTGCCGGGAGCTGCTGGACAGTGGAATGGTGCACGGGCTCCACTTCTACACCCTCAACCGGGAGGTGGCTACGACTGAAGTCCTGAAGCGCCTGGGCATATGGAAAGAGGACCCAAG GCggcctctgccctgggcagtcAGTGCTCACCCCAAGAGAAGAGTGGAAGATGTCAGGCCAATCTTCTGGGCCTCCAGGCCAAAGAGTTACATCTATCGAACCCAAGAGTGGGATGACTTCCCCAATGGCCGATG GGGTAACTCCTCCTCTCCAGCTTTTGGGGAACTGAAGGACTATTACCTCTTCTATCTGAAGAGTAAGTCTCCCCGGGAGGAGCTTCTGAAGATGTGGGGAGAAGAACTGACTGGTGAGGAAAGTGTCTTTGAGGTGTTCACATGTTACATCACCGGAGAACCCAACAGGAATGGGTACAAG GTTACATGTATGCCTTGGAATGATGACCCTCTTGCCACTGAAACCAACCTTCTGAAGGACCAACTGGAGAAGGTCAACAGACGAGGAATCCTGACCATCAACTCCCAGCCAAACATCAATGGCAAACCATCCACAGACCCCATAGTAGGCTGGGGGCCCAGTGGAGGTTATGTTTTCCAAAAG gcGTACCTGGAGTTCTTCACCTCCAGTGAAATTGTTACGGCACTGCTCAAAGTGCTGAAGAAGTACGAGTTACGAGTGAACTACCACATTGTCAACGTCAAG GGCCAGAATATCACCAATGCTCCAGATCTGCAACCCAATGCTGTCACCTGGGGTATCTTTCCAGGAAGGGAGATCATCCAGCCCACTGTGGTGGATCCTGTAAGCTTCCTCTCCTGGAAG GACGAGGCCTTTGCGCTGTGGATCGAGCAATGGGCCAAGCTCTATGAAGAGGAGTCACCCTCTCGCATGATCATCCAGTACATCCATGACAACTATTACTTGGTCAACCTGGTGGACAATGACTTCCCACTAGAGAACTGCCTCTGGCAGGTTGTGGAGGATACATTTGAGCTGTTGAACTCTCCAACTCAGCAGTGA
- the MTHFR gene encoding methylenetetrahydrofolate reductase (NADPH) isoform X5 codes for MGAGGPLFIDVTWHPAGDPGSDKETSSMIIANTAVNYCGLETILHMTCCNQTKDDITGHLQKAKRLGLKNIMALRGDPSGEEWEEEVEGFNYAVDLVKHIRNEFDDYFDICVAGYPKGHPEAESYEADLRHLKEKVFAGADFIITQLFFRPETFLKFMKDCQAIGITCPIIPGIFPIQGYHSLRQLVKLSKLEVPQEIKDVIEPIKDNDAAIRSYGVELAVSMCRELLDSGMVHGLHFYTLNREVATTEVLKRLGIWKEDPRRPLPWAVSAHPKRRVEDVRPIFWASRPKSYIYRTQEWDDFPNGRWGNSSSPAFGELKDYYLFYLKSKSPREELLKMWGEELTGEESVFEVFTCYITGEPNRNGYKVTCMPWNDDPLATETNLLKDQLEKVNRRGILTINSQPNINGKPSTDPIVGWGPSGGYVFQKAYLEFFTSSEIVTALLKVLKKYELRVNYHIVNVKGQNITNAPDLQPNAVTWGIFPGREIIQPTVVDPVSFLSWKDEAFALWIEQWAKLYEEESPSRMIIQYIHDNYYLVNLVDNDFPLENCLWQVVEDTFELLNSPTQQ; via the exons ATGGGAGCAGGTGGTCCCCTCTTCATTGATGTGACGTGGCACCCTGCAGGGGACCCAGGATCTGACAAGGAAACCTCTTCCATGATTATTGCCAACACTGCAGTGAACTACTGTGGCCTGGAGACCATCCTGCACATGACATGCTGCAACCAGACCAAGGATGACATCACAGGGCATCTGCAGAAGGCCAAGCGGCTCGGGTTGAAGAACATCATGGCGCTGCGTGGAG ATCCTTCTGGTGAGGAATGGGAGGAAGAAGTAGAAGGTTTCAACTATGCTGTTGATCTGGTTAAGCATATTCGCAATGAGTTTGATGATTACTTCGACATCTGTGTGGCAG GCTACCCCAAGGGTCATCCTGAAGCAGAGAGCTATGAGGCAGACCTGAGGCACCTGAAGGAGAAAGTCTTTGCTGGAGCAGACTTCATCATTACACAGCTTTTCTTCCGTCCAGAAACCTTCCTCAAGTTCATGAAGGATTGTCAAGCCATTGGCATTACCTGCCCCATTATTCCTGGCATCTTCCCTATACAG GGTTACCACTCCCTGCGCCAGCTGGTGAAGCTCTCTAAGCTGGAAGTGCCTCAGGAAATCAAAGATGTGATTGAACCCATCAAGGACAACGACGCCGCGATCCGGAGCTATGGGGTGGAGCTGGCAGTGTCCATGTGCCGGGAGCTGCTGGACAGTGGAATGGTGCACGGGCTCCACTTCTACACCCTCAACCGGGAGGTGGCTACGACTGAAGTCCTGAAGCGCCTGGGCATATGGAAAGAGGACCCAAG GCggcctctgccctgggcagtcAGTGCTCACCCCAAGAGAAGAGTGGAAGATGTCAGGCCAATCTTCTGGGCCTCCAGGCCAAAGAGTTACATCTATCGAACCCAAGAGTGGGATGACTTCCCCAATGGCCGATG GGGTAACTCCTCCTCTCCAGCTTTTGGGGAACTGAAGGACTATTACCTCTTCTATCTGAAGAGTAAGTCTCCCCGGGAGGAGCTTCTGAAGATGTGGGGAGAAGAACTGACTGGTGAGGAAAGTGTCTTTGAGGTGTTCACATGTTACATCACCGGAGAACCCAACAGGAATGGGTACAAG GTTACATGTATGCCTTGGAATGATGACCCTCTTGCCACTGAAACCAACCTTCTGAAGGACCAACTGGAGAAGGTCAACAGACGAGGAATCCTGACCATCAACTCCCAGCCAAACATCAATGGCAAACCATCCACAGACCCCATAGTAGGCTGGGGGCCCAGTGGAGGTTATGTTTTCCAAAAG gcGTACCTGGAGTTCTTCACCTCCAGTGAAATTGTTACGGCACTGCTCAAAGTGCTGAAGAAGTACGAGTTACGAGTGAACTACCACATTGTCAACGTCAAG GGCCAGAATATCACCAATGCTCCAGATCTGCAACCCAATGCTGTCACCTGGGGTATCTTTCCAGGAAGGGAGATCATCCAGCCCACTGTGGTGGATCCTGTAAGCTTCCTCTCCTGGAAG GACGAGGCCTTTGCGCTGTGGATCGAGCAATGGGCCAAGCTCTATGAAGAGGAGTCACCCTCTCGCATGATCATCCAGTACATCCATGACAACTATTACTTGGTCAACCTGGTGGACAATGACTTCCCACTAGAGAACTGCCTCTGGCAGGTTGTGGAGGATACATTTGAGCTGTTGAACTCTCCAACTCAGCAGTGA